The following are from one region of the Sorghum bicolor cultivar BTx623 chromosome 2, Sorghum_bicolor_NCBIv3, whole genome shotgun sequence genome:
- the LOC8074456 gene encoding uncharacterized protein LOC8074456 → MEFGSIDGGAGVTSGASGSGPSATSATAGTSATAARRRTPGRWRRIPRAIVPKQITLLEEITMLEEINLPEEVRRALPPLLPEEVWRAMPEEARKSREEVVRATQARLKDMRRFEEEKKTLPTFMAEGYDPSPSTWCLHEAWADQGGLLRTVPTLPIHVMREGSRDCEEAEEESNRNLLEQARLLEEEDEDLCDTEEAKIAFRAFKVKFAALYRSLAGTKPVFIYDPPSDTIEEHLTAKEMERQADISGWPVCSQAQHFATLALEWYNSTKKTHKFEIAKVLFSKCFTDVDHNTYAHVNFTATPTSDSHLPKRLFFAELMLVPNLQACKDTDPIRVLSVSAIDDSCFGGCHEMVRDIKVAIRKDMDYERCHACSERIKHPRGDQFVAGHNRTRMPYVSTFPWTPESE, encoded by the exons ATGGAGTTTGGTTCGATCGACGGAGGCGCCGGAGTAACGTCGGGGGCATCAGGCAGCGGGCCGTCCGCCACATCCGCGACGGCCGGCACGTCCGCGACGGCTGCGAGGCGGAGGACGCCCGGGCGATGGAGGAGGATCCCACGCGCCATCGTTCCTAAACAG ATAACTCTGCTGGAGGAGATAACTATGCTGGAGGAGATAAATCTGCCGGAGGAGGTAAGGCGGGCTCTGCCTCCTCTTCTGCCGGAGGAGGTATGGAGGGCTATGCCGGAGGAGGCAAGGAAGTCGAGGGAGGAGGTGGTGAGGGCGACACAGGCCAGGCTCAAGGATATGAGGAGGTTTGAGGAAGAGAAGAAAACTCTGCCGACTTTCATGGCTGAGGGGTATGATCCGTCTCCGTCCACCTGGTGTCTGCATGAGGCATGGGCGGACCAGGGTGGTCTTCTAAGGACGGTTCCCACTCTTCCCATTCATGTGATGCGTGAAGGTTCAAGAGACTGTGAGGAGGCAGAGGAGGAGTCGAACCGTAATCTGTTGGAGCAAGCTAGACTCTTGGAGGAAGAGGATGAGGATCTCTGTGACACGGAGGAGGCCAAGATTGCTTTCCGTGCTTTCAAGGTCAAGTTTGCTGCTTTATACCGCAGCCTGGCTGGCACTAAGCCTGTGTTCATATATGACCCACCCAGCGACACAAT TGAGGAGCACTTGACGGCTAAGGAGATGGAGAGGCAAGCAGATATTTCTGGATGGCCAGTTTGCTCTCAGGCACAACACTTTGCCACTCTTGCTTTGGAGTGGTACAACTCTACCAAGAAAACG CATAAGTTTGAGATTGCAAAGGTGTTGTTCTCTAAGTGCTTCACCGACGTAGATCACAACACATATGCCCACGTGAACTTCACTGCGACCCCCACCTCAGACTCACACTTGCCTAAGAGGTTGTTCTTCGCTGAGCTCATGCTGGTTCCAAATCTTCAGGCGTGTAAGGATACTGATCCTATACGTGTCCTCAGTGTATCTGCCATCGATGACTCTTGTTTCG GTGGGTGTCATGAGATGGTGAGGGACATTAAGGTTGCAATAAGGAAGGATATGGATTATGAGCGCTGTCATGCATGCAGCGAGCGTATCAAACATCCAAGAGGCGATCAGTTTGTTGCTGGCCATAACCGCACGAGGATGCCTTATGTCAGCACGTTTCCGTGGACACCTGAGTCAGAGTAG